In one Sporomusa sphaeroides DSM 2875 genomic region, the following are encoded:
- a CDS encoding trimethylamine methyltransferase family protein — MDSKKMRKVVLSMFEDNDLQRVHDFSMKLLWENGITFPGKRALDIFKKHGFRVEGEQVYITESQVRKALETAPSHFVIRGRNSERNLDLGAGDYGVPGPIGPVNVLDLDQGRRLGTLKDMENLVKIYQASNVMTMNSNNGVEANDIDISVRHLMIMRALLRHTDKPFYTKLFTYEQMHEAMDMIEIVMGEKLVPGGNIYLSSGSTPSLSPMAWSSEVTDCIIALSERGQVVTTGTATSTGVTGPVRIFGTLVMQNAELLSGIVLSQLVNPGNPVGYGTGATPGNMRGAKYCCGSPDRVALQVGSIELGKRFYKLPSRTITYGSDSVNMDVQGGIESYENVMGNTLSGADYMLSEIGTLEGLMTTSYEKTIIDEEITSRLLHMRNGIDISDEAASLDVIMKVGSRGEFITSKDTMAHFREGWYPKYTDWNSTPASRSIEDYEYVLRRANAEWKRRLAEAPDTMLDKAVEQELEAYIKNHSK, encoded by the coding sequence ATGGACAGCAAAAAAATGAGAAAAGTAGTCTTATCAATGTTTGAAGACAATGATTTACAGCGGGTACACGATTTTTCCATGAAACTGCTCTGGGAAAATGGAATTACCTTTCCCGGTAAACGTGCGCTGGATATTTTCAAAAAACATGGCTTCCGTGTAGAAGGGGAGCAGGTATATATTACCGAGAGCCAAGTGCGTAAGGCTCTTGAGACTGCTCCGTCTCATTTTGTTATACGCGGGCGAAACAGCGAGCGGAATCTGGATTTGGGAGCCGGTGATTACGGTGTGCCTGGCCCTATCGGCCCGGTTAATGTATTGGACTTGGATCAGGGACGCAGGCTGGGAACCTTAAAAGACATGGAAAATCTGGTGAAAATATATCAGGCCAGTAATGTCATGACCATGAACTCAAATAATGGTGTGGAAGCGAATGATATTGATATTAGTGTGCGTCATCTGATGATAATGCGTGCCTTGCTACGCCATACGGATAAGCCTTTTTATACCAAGCTGTTCACCTATGAGCAGATGCATGAAGCTATGGATATGATCGAAATTGTTATGGGTGAAAAGCTGGTGCCGGGCGGGAATATTTACCTGTCCTCAGGCTCTACTCCTTCCCTTAGCCCGATGGCATGGAGCAGTGAGGTAACGGATTGTATTATTGCGCTGTCTGAGCGCGGGCAGGTGGTTACCACCGGAACAGCTACCAGCACAGGTGTAACCGGACCAGTCAGAATATTTGGAACTCTGGTTATGCAGAATGCAGAACTGCTATCCGGTATTGTCTTATCACAGCTTGTAAACCCAGGCAATCCAGTAGGCTATGGTACAGGGGCAACACCAGGAAATATGCGGGGAGCCAAGTACTGCTGCGGTTCACCGGACCGGGTGGCGCTGCAGGTTGGCTCGATTGAACTGGGAAAACGCTTTTATAAATTGCCTTCCCGTACCATTACCTACGGCTCAGACTCTGTGAATATGGATGTGCAGGGCGGTATCGAATCCTATGAAAATGTAATGGGCAACACATTATCCGGGGCTGACTATATGCTCTCGGAAATCGGTACCCTGGAAGGCTTGATGACAACTTCATACGAAAAGACTATTATTGACGAGGAAATCACCAGCCGGTTATTGCACATGAGAAACGGCATTGACATCTCAGACGAGGCGGCATCCCTAGATGTGATAATGAAAGTAGGCAGCCGCGGCGAATTTATCACCAGTAAAGACACAATGGCGCATTTCCGCGAAGGCTGGTATCCCAAATATACGGACTGGAACAGTACTCCGGCTTCCAGAAGTATTGAGGATTATGAATACGTGCTGCGCCGGGCTAATGCAGAATGGAAACGGCGGCTGGCAGAAGCACCGGATACCATGCTGGATAAGGCGGTAGAGCAGGAACTGGAAGCGTATATTAAAAATCATTCTAAATAA
- a CDS encoding methyltetrahydrofolate cobalamin methyltransferase, which produces MLIVGELINTSRKAISEAVEGKDAQYIQQVAREQLEAGASYIDVNCGNKVFNEVEYMQWLVTTIQEAVQAPLCIDSPNPQALEAGLALAKYGTPMINSITDEGPRFEAILPLVLKYKAKVVALCMDDHGMPETAADRMRVVDSLYRKLTAAGVKDDDIYFDPLVKPVSSVQTAGVEVLETIKLIKQNYPDVHFMCGLSNVSYGLPNRKVLNRLFVAQTMTLGMDGYILNPTDKSMMGVIYAGATLLGKDDYCMGYLKAHRKGIYEE; this is translated from the coding sequence GTGCTAATTGTAGGAGAACTGATTAATACAAGCCGGAAGGCCATCAGTGAAGCCGTTGAGGGGAAAGATGCCCAATATATTCAGCAAGTGGCCCGGGAACAGTTAGAGGCAGGCGCCAGCTATATTGACGTCAACTGCGGCAATAAGGTGTTTAATGAAGTGGAGTATATGCAGTGGCTGGTAACTACCATTCAGGAAGCCGTGCAGGCGCCGCTCTGTATCGACAGCCCCAACCCGCAGGCGCTGGAAGCCGGCTTGGCCTTGGCTAAATACGGTACGCCAATGATTAATTCCATCACCGACGAGGGGCCAAGATTTGAAGCAATCCTGCCTTTGGTACTGAAGTATAAAGCCAAGGTAGTTGCCCTGTGCATGGACGATCATGGAATGCCGGAGACGGCGGCAGACCGGATGCGGGTGGTGGACAGCCTGTATCGCAAATTGACTGCGGCAGGGGTTAAGGATGACGATATCTATTTTGACCCGTTGGTAAAACCCGTAAGCAGTGTGCAGACAGCAGGGGTCGAAGTGCTGGAGACCATCAAGCTGATAAAACAAAACTATCCTGACGTTCACTTTATGTGCGGCCTGAGCAATGTGTCCTACGGGCTGCCTAACAGGAAGGTGCTGAACCGGTTGTTTGTGGCTCAGACCATGACCCTGGGGATGGACGGGTATATTTTGAATCCGACCGATAAGAGCATGATGGGAGTCATTTATGCCGGCGCGACGCTGTTAGGCAAAGATGATTACTGCATGGGCTATTTAAAAGCGCATCGCAAAGGGATTTATGAAGAATAA
- a CDS encoding corrinoid protein — MSNFEELAEAVYQGDDEAVIMLTKSLVESGAKPMEIVSNGLLVGMDIVAPKFKSGEMFIPEVMMCARALGEGLKIVKPLLSTEDSASVSTFVMGTVKGDLHDIGKNLVVMLLESGGFNVIDIGIDVAPETFVEAIKEHKPQIVGMCALLTTTMMAMQDTIDAITEAGLRDKVKILVGGAPLYPEFAEKIGADGYCVDAVACKEMAAQMVVNK; from the coding sequence ATGAGTAATTTTGAAGAGTTGGCAGAAGCGGTATACCAGGGTGATGATGAAGCAGTAATCATGCTCACCAAGAGTCTGGTAGAATCTGGCGCGAAGCCAATGGAGATTGTCAGCAATGGCTTGCTGGTCGGCATGGACATAGTTGCTCCCAAGTTTAAGTCAGGCGAAATGTTTATTCCGGAAGTTATGATGTGTGCCAGAGCTTTGGGCGAAGGTCTAAAGATTGTTAAGCCGTTGTTATCCACAGAGGATTCGGCCAGTGTATCCACCTTTGTCATGGGAACGGTAAAGGGCGATTTGCATGATATCGGCAAAAATCTGGTAGTCATGCTGCTGGAAAGCGGTGGCTTTAATGTGATTGATATAGGTATAGACGTTGCCCCTGAAACTTTTGTTGAGGCAATTAAAGAACATAAACCCCAGATTGTTGGCATGTGTGCGCTGCTCACCACTACTATGATGGCGATGCAGGATACTATTGATGCCATCACCGAAGCCGGCCTGAGAGACAAGGTTAAAATTTTGGTTGGCGGTGCTCCCTTATATCCGGAGTTTGCGGAAAAAATCGGAGCCGACGGCTATTGTGTCGATGCCGTGGCTTGTAAGGAAATGGCGGCTCAGATGGTGGTTAATAAGTAA
- a CDS encoding proline racemase family protein, which translates to MLGGVPSIPGKKAIIPTVRGEAWIYGYSNYVLDPTDPFPEGFTVGDIW; encoded by the coding sequence TTGTTAGGCGGTGTACCGAGCATACCAGGCAAGAAAGCTATTATACCTACTGTCAGGGGAGAAGCCTGGATTTACGGATACAGCAATTATGTGCTTGATCCGACAGATCCTTTCCCAGAAGGATTTACTGTTGGCGACATATGGTAG
- a CDS encoding MFS transporter produces the protein MIFIILSGTAALLYQLPYLRYTFYDQMAAALNLNDTQMGVLASSVSFASTLCYPIGGYFAARFSMRSLICVTLAGCVAVTVLFAFTTNYLLLIIIHILYGFFGIATLWSAYLSGIRSLGDESNQSTLFGSSEATRGITQTITGFCFLGIMNVAAAPILGFRYVLLFGAAITVVFLILAFIFLPQEEKKETVIGSNEEEEKYTTMDVLKNKGIWLTTWIIMCAYISWSLGNGYLTTYTVRVLDVSESVASTLGIIRSYVIVFLAGFLGGWLLDRFTYKGKGFILLFGIIAVLIAAIMFTSKVIPVCIGLTLVIAFIANIMKATYWSVMGQAGIPVKMTPLGTGIISFIAFLPDMIVPAICGVWLDAATAAGNVEAGFNKIFILLIAFSVAGIIGAFLLMKQTQSMDKKRVSEASMTPQI, from the coding sequence ATGATTTTCATTATTCTTAGTGGTACCGCTGCTCTTCTTTATCAGCTTCCATACTTGCGCTACACCTTCTATGACCAAATGGCAGCTGCGCTTAATCTCAATGATACCCAAATGGGCGTGTTAGCCTCGTCTGTCAGTTTTGCCAGTACACTGTGTTACCCCATCGGCGGTTACTTTGCTGCCCGTTTCTCTATGCGATCCCTTATATGCGTTACTCTTGCAGGTTGTGTTGCAGTAACAGTTTTATTCGCTTTTACTACCAACTACCTCTTACTTATCATCATCCATATTCTCTACGGTTTTTTCGGTATTGCCACTTTATGGTCTGCATATCTCAGCGGCATTCGTTCTCTTGGTGACGAAAGCAACCAAAGCACTCTTTTTGGCAGCAGTGAAGCAACCCGCGGGATTACTCAAACCATCACTGGTTTCTGCTTTCTCGGTATCATGAATGTTGCTGCCGCCCCGATTCTTGGCTTTCGTTATGTCTTGCTCTTTGGCGCTGCGATTACCGTTGTTTTCCTGATACTGGCTTTCATTTTCCTTCCCCAAGAAGAAAAGAAAGAAACTGTTATCGGTAGTAACGAAGAAGAAGAAAAATACACCACCATGGACGTTCTCAAAAACAAAGGGATTTGGCTTACTACCTGGATTATTATGTGCGCTTATATTTCCTGGAGTCTCGGTAACGGGTATCTTACTACTTATACCGTCCGTGTGCTGGATGTTTCCGAATCGGTTGCTTCGACTCTCGGGATTATTCGCAGTTACGTTATTGTCTTTCTCGCCGGCTTCCTTGGTGGTTGGCTTCTTGACCGCTTTACCTACAAGGGCAAAGGGTTCATACTCCTTTTTGGTATTATTGCTGTGCTCATTGCTGCTATCATGTTTACCAGCAAAGTCATTCCTGTATGCATTGGTTTGACTCTTGTTATTGCTTTCATTGCCAACATAATGAAAGCAACCTACTGGTCGGTTATGGGGCAGGCCGGAATTCCTGTGAAAATGACACCGCTTGGCACCGGGATTATTTCCTTCATTGCATTTCTGCCTGACATGATTGTTCCTGCTATCTGCGGGGTTTGGCTGGATGCTGCTACCGCTGCAGGCAATGTCGAAGCCGGCTTTAACAAGATTTTCATTCTCCTCATTGCATTTTCTGTAGCAGGTATCATCGGTGCTTTCCTGCTTATGAAACAGACTCAATCTATGGACAAAAAGAGGGTTTCTGAAGCAAGCATGACCCCCCAAATTTAA
- a CDS encoding Rid family detoxifying hydrolase: MSLDILKSASAPKAIGPYSHGTKCGNVIITSGQIPLDSKTNQMVTDIREATQLVLSNLLSVVEAGGGRLDTVAKVDVFVKSLDDFAAINEVYSAFFKDHKPARVLIEAGNLPANAPLEAAMIAFVAE; encoded by the coding sequence ATGTCTCTGGATATTCTTAAAAGCGCAAGTGCGCCCAAAGCAATCGGTCCCTATTCCCATGGCACGAAATGCGGTAATGTTATCATCACTTCCGGTCAGATTCCGCTAGACTCGAAAACCAACCAAATGGTTACAGACATCAGAGAAGCCACTCAGCTTGTTCTAAGCAATCTGCTCTCCGTCGTAGAAGCCGGTGGCGGCAGGCTGGATACAGTGGCTAAAGTGGATGTGTTTGTGAAAAGTCTTGATGATTTCGCTGCCATCAATGAGGTCTATTCTGCCTTCTTCAAAGACCACAAACCTGCGCGCGTATTGATCGAGGCTGGCAATCTTCCAGCTAATGCTCCACTGGAAGCTGCGATGATAGCTTTTGTGGCGGAATAG
- a CDS encoding YitT family protein yields the protein MRVISNVKQYGRELLYIVIGSIIYALSVVLFIDPAKIIPGSVTGIAVIAKALFGIPIGLLSVIINVPLILIAVFYLGRKMLVYTILTVLLTSALIDWWAFLPPFTDNMLLAAIFGGIMMGVGMGMMLPTGATTGGTTVVGRLVLLKYPNIPIGYILLIVDFIIIVVGSMLLKDWDLMLYSILNLYVCVVVINKVMYGMKIDAMSVVFTEHSKEILQKIQATFPCKVSALSDIPGLLCICRKSDVNKLQRIVERTDPSAFCASLDLDYSFGKNSAKQLPNQCKVSE from the coding sequence ATGCGTGTCATTTCCAATGTAAAGCAATATGGCAGGGAACTGCTGTACATCGTGATTGGTAGTATTATTTATGCCTTGTCCGTCGTCTTATTTATTGATCCTGCCAAAATTATTCCAGGAAGCGTAACCGGCATTGCGGTGATTGCAAAAGCGCTGTTCGGCATTCCCATCGGTCTTCTAAGCGTTATCATAAATGTGCCGCTTATTCTAATTGCTGTATTCTACCTGGGGAGAAAGATGCTGGTCTATACAATACTGACCGTTCTTCTCACTTCGGCGCTGATCGACTGGTGGGCCTTCTTGCCGCCATTTACCGATAATATGCTGCTGGCTGCTATCTTTGGCGGCATCATGATGGGTGTGGGCATGGGGATGATGCTGCCGACAGGGGCGACCACTGGCGGAACAACGGTAGTAGGACGACTGGTTCTCCTTAAATATCCCAATATCCCCATCGGCTATATCCTGTTGATTGTGGATTTTATCATTATTGTTGTCGGTTCGATGCTGCTCAAAGACTGGGATTTGATGTTGTATTCCATTCTTAATCTGTATGTCTGCGTTGTAGTAATCAATAAGGTCATGTATGGCATGAAAATTGATGCAATGTCTGTGGTATTTACTGAACACAGTAAAGAAATTCTGCAAAAAATCCAAGCGACTTTTCCTTGTAAAGTTTCTGCCCTTTCAGATATTCCTGGCCTGCTCTGTATCTGCCGCAAATCGGATGTAAACAAGCTTCAGCGTATAGTTGAGCGCACAGATCCGTCTGCTTTTTGCGCTTCGCTGGACTTGGATTATTCCTTTGGAAAAAATAGTGCAAAGCAACTGCCAAACCAATGCAAAGTAAGCGAGTAG